TGAAGTAGCCGGCGGCTGCATACGGCGAATCGGGACCGGCATGCCCCCCCGGGAAGCGTCCGGTGCCGTTTACGACGCCGGGGGCGCACTGGTCCTCCCCGGTTTTGTCGATGCCCATACCCATCCGGTCTTTACTGCTTATCGCGGATCTGAGTTCGTCCGCAGGTGCCATGGCGATTCCTATCTTCAAATCGCCCGCGAGGGAGGCGGTATCCGGTCATCAATGCTCGGCGTCCGGGAGGCTTCCGAAGGCCATCTCGCCAGTCTCACGGCAGACCGCATGCGGGACTTTCTGGCTTTGGGCACCACGACGATTGAAGCCAAAAGCGGTTACGGGCTGACGGTTGAAGATGAACTGAAATCGCTACGAGCAATTCGAACCGCTGCAGCAACGACGGGGCTGGAGGTTTCGCCAACCTTGCTCGGTGCGCATACGGTTCCGCCGGAATATGCCGGGGAGCCCAACCGGTATGTCGATTTAGTGATCCGGGAGATGATTCCCCGGGCAACAAGCGAAGGACTTGCCGAGGCGGTCGATGTCTTCGTCGAAGAGTCGGCATTCACCACTAAGCAGGCTCAACGGATATTCGAAGCAGCCCGAAGCGCCGGTCTGAAGATTCGCGTTCACGCCGACCAGTTGACAACAGGTGGAGGCGCCGAACTGGCTGCGGAAGTGGGAGCCATAAGCGCCGATCACTTGGAGCAGACAGGCGATGACGGGCTGAAGCGGCTGGCGGATGCAGGAGTTACCGCAGTACTCTTGCCGGGGGCGGTCTTCGGCCTTGGTCTGGAAGGTTATCCCAATGCCGGTCGGATGCTAAGTGCCGGCTGCCGTCTGGCGCTGGCGACCGATTTCAATCCCGGATCGTCACCGGTGCAGTCGATGCCCTTCATTTTGATGCTTGCGGTGATGAAGATGGGGATGACGCCCTTCGAAGCGCTCTGGGCCGCGACGCTCGGGGGAGCTTTGGCCCTCGGCCGGGAGAACCGGGTTGGGACGTTGGAGAAGGGCTATCAAGCCGACTTTACGCTATGGGACCTGCCCGATCTCGAAACGCTCATCTTTCGCGGAGTTGAGGCTCGTCCGATTGCGGTCTTCAAGAAGGGCGAGTTGGCAGTTGGGCGACCGAAAATTGCAGTTTGATGAGTTTAACAGGCAGTCTCTTCGCCGAATCGCGGCCTGCCAACTATGGTCGTTACGAACGGGTCGTCATCGGCACTTCGGGCTACCTCTTCCCGGACTGGCAGGGGACGTTTTACCCGCCCGGACTGCCCCGACGCGAATGGCTCGGCTACTATGCCCGTCATTTCAACGTCCTTGAGGTAAACGCCAGTTATTATGGCTTGCCGTCACCTTCAACTTTCGCCTCGATGGCGGCAAGGACTCCCGACGACTTCAACTTCTGGGTCAAGGTGCCGGGCGGGGTGACGCACGGCTCGGACGACTTCGAGGTGGCGATGGGTGCATTTCGGGAAGCAGTAAAACCGCTTCGGGAGGCAGGCCGCCTGGAGGGTGCGTTGGCGCAGTTTCCGCCGTCGTTTAGACCGGAGACGTCGGCGTTATCGCGGATCGGGAGAATGGCGGAACTTGCCGGGACGCGTCTGGCTGTCGAGTTCCGACGACGCGATTGGCAGACCAGCACTACCTATGACTTCCTTGACCGGAACGGTATCGTCAGCGTCATGGTCGATATGCCGGCCATTGATGGATTGCCGATTTCCGAAGCCCGGGTAACCGGCGGCATCGGCTATGTCCGGTTCCACGGCCGCAACCACCTCACCTGGTATGATCGGGCAGCCGGAGATCGCTATGACTACGACTACAGCGAGGCTGAACTTGAGTCCTGGCAGTCTCCGGTGGAGGCAATGGAGGAAGGTGCGCAGAAGGTCTTCATTTTCTTCAACAACTGCCATCTTGGCAATGCCGTCCGGGGCGCGAGGCTAATGACCCGCATCCTGCGGGGCGAGTCAGCACTATTCACTTGATTTAGTCTATGAGTTTCTTGCAGATGGCCTGGCGTGAGAAGCAGCGACGATGACACCGTCTGCGGCAGCAAAGCCAGAATCGCCGGAAGTCCCGGGGGTCGTTCAGCAGACTCCTGAAGCCGGACAAGCAACAGAGATGTCATCGCCACGCGTGATCAGTTTGCTGAGCGAAGCGATTCGGGCGCTTGACCATCGTTCACCCGATGCGCTCGGAGCGCTTATTCTACCGGCGGTTCTGGCCCGGCAATTAGGCAGTGAAGAAGGAAGCGAGCGACTGAAGGGTGGCTGGTTTTACCGGCTCGGCAATGGCACCGGGCTGCAAGCGCTGGCTCATCTGCCGCGCCGCCATCCCCTAAGGGATGTAGCGATCCTGCTCTACTCATCACCAGTAATGGCGACCGGTATAGTCCTACATCGCGGTGATGGGGAGCGTTGGCGCGGGCTGATTTGCCTCGACCCCTTTGAGGCGACCCGCGAGGCGATTAGTTTGTCGCAAGCGATGCTGCCGGTATCAACGGATGCTGCCGATCATCTCGAAGCACTCGCTCGCAGCGCGGCCGAGGTTCGTCCATCGTCCGATTCAGACTTTCCAACCCGCCTGCTGCGGGCGCTGCTGGGGTCGTCCCCCCTTCCCGGGGGGGCAGCGAGCCGCGAAAGCGACATCCGCTGGCTACGCGCCATGACCCGGATTCAAGACGCGGTCGGTTGGGAATTGGAGGAGGGCCGACTTAACAACTCCATTGCCCGATCCTTAAAGGAGACGATCGGCTACGACTACTTCGAGTTAATGGCACTGCAGAGTGCCGGACGGCGATTCGACGTAATTTCGGAACATCATCGCAACGACACCGCGTTTGGGGGCGACCTTCTGACGATGATGCTGAAAGCCGAGAGGCAAATGGACATTTTGCGCGGTCGCACCCCGGTTTTGATCGATAGAGCCAGTGCCGGACGGTATCTCGCCAACCCGAAGTTGATGAATTATATGGGGCTGGAGGCAGGACTTCTCTTGCCCCTTCTTTACCAGCGCCGGGTCAATGGCTTGCTGAAAATCTTTTCCCGGCATCCGGGACAGTATCTGCCATCTGATAGCAGCCGGTTCGAGGCGATCGGTAAGATCATCTCCAAATCATTGGTAACCTCCCGGCTACACGCTTCGATGCGTAGAATGGCCACCGTCGATGGCCTTACCAACGTCTATAATCATCGCTTTTTCGAGGATCAATTGGGGCGGGAATGGAAGCGAGCGCGGCGCTATAGCAATGCCCTAACGCTCCTGATGCTCGACATCGACCACTTCAAGATCTACAACGACACCCATGGCCATCTGCAGGGTGACCGGGTCCTCGCGGGCGTAGCCAAACTTATCCGGGCCGCGGTGCGGGAAGTGGATCTTGTCTGCCGCTATGGAGGGGAGGAGTTTGCGGTGATCCTGCCGGAGACGACCGTCGATCAGGGACTTGTGGTGGCCGAGAAGGTCCGGACCTCGATTGCCGGCACCCCCTTTAGGCTTACCGTGCGGCAGGCTCCCGAGTATATTACGGTTTCGATAGGTGTCGCCGACAATGTTAATGAAGTCGAAACCCCAGCCGATCTGATCAATCGCGCCGATATGGCGCTTTATGATGCCAAGCGCGCAGGGCGGAACCGCTGTCTGGCCTATGCCGTCTAATGGACGGGACGGATGATCGCGCATAGTGCATTCAAACGGGAGGTGTGGTGAAGATACTTTTGCTGACTACGGAAATGGAGCCGTTCGCGAGTGCCGGAGCGTTGGGTGAAGCTGCCGCGTCCCTGCCTCGCGCTTTGAAAATGCATGGGCACGAAGTGCGGGCTATAATGCCGCGCTACCAGATGATTCGGGAGCGAAAGCACGGGCTGCGTGACATCGCCAGGTTCAGTGCCTATACCGTAGAGTATGGGTCCGGACCGGTTACGGTGGCGCTGAAGTCGGGCTTCTCTGCCGAGGGGCATGCCCAGGTCTATTTCATCGAACAGCATAATGAGTTTCATCGGGAAGGTATATATGGGCCGCCATCGGGCGACACCTACGACGACAATCCCCGCAGGTTCGGTTTCTTCCTTAACGCTGCTTTTCAGGTAGCACTTGAACTGCACTGGATGCCGGATATTATTCACTGTCTGGGGGCATCACTGGCCGGAGCACCGATTATCCTGCGCCATTCGCGTCGATACTCCGCACTTTCCGGCGTTAGGATAGCGCTCCACCTTCCTACGTCGATTGCAGTTGAGCCTTTTGAAACCACCGGTGCCGAATTGGGGCTTGAGGCTGCAGCTGCCGCCAGCCGCTTCACATTGCCAGCAGCAGGGATAGCCGATGCCGACATTCTCTTCCTTGACGGTGTAGGCGAGTCAGATCCCGTCATCGATGTAGAGGGAGCAGCCATGGCGTCGGTCGTTGTGTCAGCGAATTCGGGGCTCCCGTCGCAGGGACGCGATGTCCGACGTCGCTTCAACGAAGTTTATGCACCGGTGCGGGCAGCAGGTCCGGCCGCTCCCTGATGAGGGGAAGTTTCGGTTGATCGTCGGATTAGCCGCTTTTACGGGTCTTGTTCTTCAGTTCATTCCGTTCGAAGTTCGGGCTGAGCCCGCGCGACTCGAACCCGCCGGGCGCTATTCTCTGCCGGATTTACCCGGTGCAACAAGAATCGCCATAGCCGCCGGACGGGATGGCTCTGCTGCCGTTTTATTCGGCAATCCACCGCGAATCCTTGTCTTCCCCCCGGCTTCGCCAGGCGACACTATTCCCGCCCGAGAAGTCGAAATCCCATCCAGCCAGTCCTTTTCCGGCAGCGGAGATATTGTCTGTGACGGAGGCTTGAGTTACCTCGTCTTTCTGCCTGGAAACAACCAGGTCTATCGTTACAATCTGCGCGGCGAGTCGCTTCCTCTCATTTCACTACCTTCCGGTCACGATCCCTTAAGCGGCATCAGGTTCGACGACGGGGCACTGCTTTACCTGAACCGTCTCGATGCTCGACTCTGGCTGTTTGACGCATCGGGCGAAAGTCGTCCCTTTAGCGCAACAGCGCTCTCAGAAATCGTGCCCCCGGTAAAGTTGGAGTTGGTATCCGGTACGGGACGGGCTATGCTTTTGGCAGGCAATACTCTCTGGTGGATAGATCGCCGTTCAGGCCGTGTGCGAAAGATGGCCTGGCTATCACCGGCAGGGGTGGAACAGATCGCGGCGGAAGACAACGGCAATTGGGTCGCATATAGCCCGGACGGCAAATCCTACTACAGCAAGGGTGAATCGTCAGGCGGCTGGCAACAACTTGACGTAGTAGAGCCGCTTAAAACGCAGATTGCCGACATAGCCCTCCGGGGGGACCGCCTCTATCTTCTGCCCCGAAGCAGCGGGGACATCGAGATCTTCCGTCTTCAACCATAGGTCATTTCGTCCGGGTGGTCGAGGCTATCATCCTTGCAGCAGGCTCGCTGGTGGGTGCAGATACGCTCCCAAGTCTGCCTCGTGGAGGTGGATGGCGTTCGGAACGGATCGTCGTTGCGGCCGATACGACCTTTTCCATCAGGGATGCCTGGCTGATCGATGAGGCGGCCTGGGTTGTCGTAGGCGACACTGCAGGTCCGGCTGAAGTTGCCGTTGTTTGGCAGGAGTTGCATGAGGTCTTTATCGGTCGATTGAGAGGTGAACTGACACCGGGCGATACCATTTCGGTAAAGTGGCGGTCGGCTGCGCCGGGACGGGAGTTGGAATTGCGTCGCTACCGACCGATGACCGAAGTGGGTGATTCGGCAGATTCGCAAACTGTTCCGATAGCGCGATCCGGCGGCGATTATCTCTCCCCCTGGGGCGGAATGCGTCGAAGCGGCTTCATCAGCCGGGGAGTGGCAATCGATGCCGGCGGTGGACAACGCGTCGCCTCGGGTATGCATCTTGAACTTACCGGTGAACCTTCACCGGGGGTTTCGGTCGAAGCAGTGCTCGACGACCGAAGCTTGCCGGCTGGGACCGGAAGCAGCGGCTCTACCACACTCGGAGAACTCGACCGGATCGTTTTACAAGTCCGGACCCGCCGGATGGAAGCGTCGTTGGGGGATGCCGACCTGACCTGGCGCAACGGACGTTTTGGCCGGGTCGAACGGCAGTTGAAGGGCGGGCGGGCCTCTTTTGGCGGGCGGGACGGCCGGATTGAGACCGCCGGCGGCGGAGGCGAGAAACTGACGCATACTCTCCGCCTCGACCTTAGCCCGGGCGACCAGGGTCCCTACGAATTGACCGACCGTGAAGGCCGACATGGTATCACCGTCGCTGCCGGGAGCGAGGTTGTCCACCTTGACGGCCGCCTCCTGAAGCGCGGCGCTTTCGG
This window of the Calditrichota bacterium genome carries:
- a CDS encoding imidazolonepropionase, which produces EVAGGCIRRIGTGMPPREASGAVYDAGGALVLPGFVDAHTHPVFTAYRGSEFVRRCHGDSYLQIAREGGGIRSSMLGVREASEGHLASLTADRMRDFLALGTTTIEAKSGYGLTVEDELKSLRAIRTAAATTGLEVSPTLLGAHTVPPEYAGEPNRYVDLVIREMIPRATSEGLAEAVDVFVEESAFTTKQAQRIFEAARSAGLKIRVHADQLTTGGGAELAAEVGAISADHLEQTGDDGLKRLADAGVTAVLLPGAVFGLGLEGYPNAGRMLSAGCRLALATDFNPGSSPVQSMPFILMLAVMKMGMTPFEALWAATLGGALALGRENRVGTLEKGYQADFTLWDLPDLETLIFRGVEARPIAVFKKGELAVGRPKIAV
- a CDS encoding DUF72 domain-containing protein; the encoded protein is MSLTGSLFAESRPANYGRYERVVIGTSGYLFPDWQGTFYPPGLPRREWLGYYARHFNVLEVNASYYGLPSPSTFASMAARTPDDFNFWVKVPGGVTHGSDDFEVAMGAFREAVKPLREAGRLEGALAQFPPSFRPETSALSRIGRMAELAGTRLAVEFRRRDWQTSTTYDFLDRNGIVSVMVDMPAIDGLPISEARVTGGIGYVRFHGRNHLTWYDRAAGDRYDYDYSEAELESWQSPVEAMEEGAQKVFIFFNNCHLGNAVRGARLMTRILRGESALFT
- a CDS encoding GGDEF domain-containing protein — protein: MTPSAAAKPESPEVPGVVQQTPEAGQATEMSSPRVISLLSEAIRALDHRSPDALGALILPAVLARQLGSEEGSERLKGGWFYRLGNGTGLQALAHLPRRHPLRDVAILLYSSPVMATGIVLHRGDGERWRGLICLDPFEATREAISLSQAMLPVSTDAADHLEALARSAAEVRPSSDSDFPTRLLRALLGSSPLPGGAASRESDIRWLRAMTRIQDAVGWELEEGRLNNSIARSLKETIGYDYFELMALQSAGRRFDVISEHHRNDTAFGGDLLTMMLKAERQMDILRGRTPVLIDRASAGRYLANPKLMNYMGLEAGLLLPLLYQRRVNGLLKIFSRHPGQYLPSDSSRFEAIGKIISKSLVTSRLHASMRRMATVDGLTNVYNHRFFEDQLGREWKRARRYSNALTLLMLDIDHFKIYNDTHGHLQGDRVLAGVAKLIRAAVREVDLVCRYGGEEFAVILPETTVDQGLVVAEKVRTSIAGTPFRLTVRQAPEYITVSIGVADNVNEVETPADLINRADMALYDAKRAGRNRCLAYAV